From Streptomyces sp. NBC_00690, a single genomic window includes:
- a CDS encoding GNAT family N-acetyltransferase: MTTTFPDVSISTERLVLRPFEEADIPAYTEMMNDELVAAWTSAPLPYTGDDARDWVRRIAPAQRTRGDGIALAVTEFLTQRLVGTIRLRNTNWHTLATEISYVTAPWARGEGYATESVLAVAKWLFRDQKFERMELRTPADNTASQQVAQKVGGISEGVLRNAWIARAQRDDGDWMDMRTDLIVWSLLPEDLEGGTDQMAQFGYASFNELN, translated from the coding sequence ATGACTACCACCTTTCCGGACGTGTCCATCAGCACGGAGCGACTGGTGCTGCGCCCCTTCGAGGAGGCCGACATCCCCGCGTACACCGAGATGATGAACGACGAACTCGTGGCTGCCTGGACATCGGCACCCCTCCCGTACACCGGTGACGACGCCCGCGACTGGGTCCGCAGGATCGCTCCTGCACAGCGCACGCGCGGCGATGGCATCGCGCTCGCGGTCACCGAGTTCCTCACCCAGCGGCTGGTCGGCACGATCCGCCTCCGCAACACCAACTGGCACACCCTCGCCACCGAGATCTCCTACGTCACGGCCCCCTGGGCCCGCGGCGAGGGGTACGCCACCGAGTCCGTGCTGGCCGTCGCCAAATGGCTCTTCCGGGACCAGAAGTTCGAACGGATGGAACTGCGCACCCCGGCCGACAACACCGCCTCCCAACAGGTCGCCCAGAAGGTCGGCGGCATCAGCGAAGGAGTGCTGCGCAACGCCTGGATAGCCCGGGCCCAGCGGGACGACGGCGACTGGATGGACATGCGCACCGACCTCATCGTCTGGAGCCTGCTGCCCGAGGACCTCGAAGGTGGCACGGACCAGATGGCGCAATTCGGCTATGCGTCCTTCAACGAGTTGAATTAG
- a CDS encoding MetQ/NlpA family ABC transporter substrate-binding protein — MRNTAKITTAVLAVGALTLGLSACGSDSDSDSKSASPGGTLVVAASAVPHAQILDFVKDNLAADADLKLEVKEFTDYVTPNTATQSGEVGANFFQHKPYLDDFNKKNKTTIAPVVTVHLEPLGLYSNKVEKLTDLKDGATVALPNDTTNEARALKLLDQNGLIKLKAGAGNDATPKDIAENPKKIQFKELEAAQVPRSLDDVDAAVINGNYAVEAKLSPKDDSLVLEAAEGNPYGNFLAVKEGNEKDPQVVKLVKLLNSPEVKKFIQDEYDGSVIPAF; from the coding sequence GTGCGTAACACCGCCAAGATCACCACCGCTGTCCTCGCTGTCGGAGCCCTCACCCTCGGACTCTCCGCCTGCGGCTCCGACTCCGACTCCGACTCCAAGTCCGCGTCGCCGGGCGGCACGCTCGTCGTCGCCGCCAGCGCCGTCCCGCACGCCCAGATCCTCGACTTCGTCAAGGACAACCTGGCCGCCGACGCGGACCTCAAGCTGGAGGTCAAGGAGTTCACCGACTACGTGACGCCCAACACGGCGACCCAAAGCGGTGAGGTGGGTGCCAACTTCTTCCAGCACAAGCCCTACCTCGACGACTTCAACAAGAAGAACAAGACCACCATCGCGCCCGTCGTCACGGTCCACCTGGAGCCGCTCGGCCTCTACTCCAACAAGGTCGAGAAGCTCACGGACCTCAAGGACGGCGCGACCGTGGCACTGCCCAACGACACCACCAACGAGGCCCGCGCGCTCAAGCTCCTCGATCAGAACGGCCTGATCAAGCTGAAGGCGGGCGCCGGCAACGACGCAACGCCCAAGGACATCGCCGAGAACCCGAAGAAGATCCAGTTCAAGGAGTTGGAGGCGGCCCAGGTGCCGCGCTCGCTCGACGACGTCGACGCCGCCGTGATCAACGGGAACTACGCGGTCGAGGCGAAGCTCAGCCCCAAGGACGACTCGCTCGTCCTCGAAGCCGCGGAGGGCAACCCCTACGGCAACTTCCTCGCCGTCAAGGAAGGCAACGAGAAGGACCCGCAGGTGGTCAAGCTCGTCAAGCTGCTGAACTCGCCCGAGGTGAAGAAGTTCATCCAGGACGAGTACGACGGCTCGGTCATACCCGCGTTCTAA
- a CDS encoding methionine ABC transporter permease, with product MTWSEMQPLLVDACWDTLYMVGWSTVIAVVVGLPLGIVLVLTDRGGLLGNAFANKVIGQIANVTRSMPFIVLMVALMPFTKAITGTTIGREGAIVPLAIGAIPFFARLVETSVREVDHGLVEAVQSMGGSTWTVVRKVLVPESLPSLISSATTTVVALIGYSAMAGTVGAGGLGDIAVRYGYQRFETELMWITVAILAVVISLIQFAGDYAARGLHRRGRSSSAPRLRLLRHDATAPVGQITPFVVTKVAPRPDKTL from the coding sequence ACCGTGATCGCGGTCGTCGTCGGGTTGCCGCTCGGTATCGTCCTGGTCCTCACCGACCGCGGCGGACTCCTCGGCAACGCGTTCGCCAACAAGGTCATCGGCCAGATCGCCAACGTCACCCGCTCGATGCCCTTCATCGTGCTCATGGTCGCGTTGATGCCCTTCACCAAGGCGATCACCGGAACCACCATCGGCCGTGAGGGCGCGATCGTCCCTCTGGCCATCGGCGCCATCCCGTTCTTCGCCCGACTGGTGGAAACGTCCGTCCGCGAGGTGGACCACGGACTCGTGGAGGCCGTCCAGTCGATGGGCGGCAGCACCTGGACCGTCGTCCGCAAGGTCCTCGTCCCCGAGTCGCTGCCGTCGCTGATCTCCAGCGCGACCACCACGGTCGTCGCCCTCATCGGCTATTCCGCCATGGCGGGCACGGTCGGTGCGGGCGGACTCGGAGACATCGCCGTCCGCTACGGCTACCAGCGCTTCGAGACGGAACTGATGTGGATCACGGTGGCGATCCTCGCCGTGGTCATCTCCCTCATCCAGTTCGCAGGCGACTACGCGGCCCGTGGTCTGCACCGACGCGGACGCAGTTCCTCCGCACCCCGGCTACGGCTCCTGCGTCACGACGCCACCGCCCCCGTCGGTCAGATCACCCCGTTCGTCGTCACCAAGGTCGCACCCCGGCCCGACAAGACCCTCTAG